A part of Candidatus Delongbacteria bacterium genomic DNA contains:
- a CDS encoding ABC transporter substrate-binding protein: protein MSRHPERVISLVPSLTETVLDLGLPPERLVGRTAWCDSPPCVRRVRRVGGTKTPMIGRILKLKPDLVLMDAEENRLQDHRSLREAGIEILLSTTRCVADVPDLLRALGDRLGLASGVKAADCLQRALDGLRTPSETSAGPAVLPLIWLDPLMALGPDRYGGDLLRRAGFRLALPSAATAYPVVNPADPGTPSPDWLLLSSEPWAFTMHEGRQLQQAFHLAGRHKPRLRRLDGKLLTWFGSRTVEGLAACVSLRRELQRIQL from the coding sequence ATGAGCCGTCATCCCGAGCGTGTGATTTCTCTGGTGCCCTCGCTCACCGAAACGGTGCTCGACCTGGGACTGCCCCCTGAGCGCCTCGTGGGGCGGACCGCCTGGTGCGATTCTCCGCCCTGCGTACGCCGTGTGCGACGGGTGGGCGGCACCAAGACGCCGATGATCGGGCGGATCCTGAAGCTGAAGCCGGATCTGGTGCTGATGGACGCCGAGGAGAATCGACTGCAAGATCACCGGAGCCTTCGTGAAGCCGGGATCGAGATTCTGCTCTCGACCACCCGGTGCGTGGCCGATGTGCCGGATCTGCTGCGCGCACTCGGGGATCGTCTGGGTCTGGCCTCCGGTGTCAAAGCCGCGGATTGCCTGCAGCGCGCCCTGGATGGGCTTCGGACACCCAGCGAAACCTCCGCCGGACCCGCGGTACTTCCTCTCATCTGGTTGGATCCACTGATGGCGCTGGGACCCGACCGCTACGGGGGCGACCTCCTCCGCCGGGCTGGATTTCGTCTGGCCCTGCCTTCCGCTGCCACGGCCTACCCTGTGGTCAATCCTGCCGATCCTGGCACACCATCTCCGGACTGGTTGCTGCTCAGCAGCGAACCCTGGGCGTTCACGATGCACGAGGGGCGCCAACTGCAGCAGGCCTTCCATCTGGCCGGACGGCACAAGCCGCGTTTGCGCCGTTTGGACGGCAAGCTGCTGACCTGGTTCGGAAGTCGCACGGTCGAAGGGCTGGCCGCATGTGTCAGCCTGAGGCGTGAGCTGCAGCGCATTCAGCTTTGA
- a CDS encoding TonB-dependent receptor, translating to MKRGFLQFLLLLALPAALLAATTGSLKGTISSTDTGAPLAGANVIIKGTTMGAASDIDGEYFISNIPAGVYTLSVSTVGYSTGEVTDLRIHADFETVQNVTLKESAIEGDVITIVAERPLVQLDKTSSVQIMDAGQLADVPVRGYNDIISVQSGVQTYDYNTSNTGRYYNENTNGPQLSVRGSRPDEIMFNVDGVSLNDPYSGLVTFRVPNLAWDEFTFHKGNFSAEYGRYMSGVVNWTTRSGGSDYKVTAEMESELGDTKHNYGDLVYGLGISGPIIPGNTNHRFMVAAESFATDDLSPSFVDNGPKNNAGSEYLSAAAKLTSNFSESMRMDLGFLMSNEDWNEYRHSYYFNSDHMPYYEDRNTAIYGRFNYAVNKDINGTFTAGYTDVSRFRGDNMFKDNLLAYGTDNLPTYPTAALFWDPDRMFRNFMKRRTESLSWRLDLQMLFEPSLASLLTSDADELAELQSRHDLRFGVDGQMYTVRYYEHFFPNNVQSDGAGNYNANAFVDANYFGYDRLGEETDSGGDSTGPREPTVFGLYVQDKVSLSYGIRLDLGLRLDVLNPNTRKIKDLTSPLGNDGVFSLANDTEDTQSFKIWSPRLGVSFPASENTTFHFNYGKYAQFPSFYSYYIGYEYYDYYINNSPYHTVLGNPNLEPIKLTSFEFGIDHALGDYASVAFSAYYKDIKDYVNSQNLSAVPSSYSTYFNMDRAVTKGFEFEYRLQPYKRFSGVVNYTLSWANGTGSSNDSNDRVSHTAGEVPKYTNPLVFDRRHNLAGLLSYAFAKGDGPRLADYPVLENTVFGVQLNANSGRPYTKRNVYNEVTLGSTFPENERSINASYMDWNYQLDLQLTRKFAFGRVGLELSARVENLLDTENQVAVWEGSGDAGTTYWLGTNEGLAWQQNNAGAISEYDGMTGPDAYRFREDDPNNWSSPRRVFFGLTVTY from the coding sequence ATGAAACGTGGCTTTCTCCAGTTCTTGCTCCTGCTGGCGCTTCCAGCCGCACTGCTCGCCGCGACGACGGGCAGTCTGAAGGGAACGATCAGCAGTACGGACACCGGAGCTCCCCTCGCCGGTGCCAACGTGATCATCAAGGGGACAACCATGGGGGCGGCGTCGGACATCGATGGAGAGTATTTCATCTCCAACATTCCGGCCGGCGTCTACACCCTCAGCGTCAGTACAGTGGGCTATTCCACCGGTGAAGTGACCGACCTGCGCATCCATGCCGACTTCGAGACGGTGCAGAATGTCACGCTCAAGGAATCGGCCATCGAGGGCGACGTGATCACCATCGTGGCCGAGCGCCCGCTGGTGCAGCTTGACAAGACTTCCAGCGTGCAGATCATGGACGCCGGACAGCTTGCCGATGTTCCCGTGCGCGGATACAATGACATCATTTCCGTGCAGTCCGGTGTGCAGACCTACGATTACAACACCAGCAACACCGGTCGTTACTACAACGAGAACACCAACGGGCCCCAGCTGTCGGTGCGTGGCTCCCGCCCGGACGAGATCATGTTCAACGTGGACGGCGTGTCCCTGAACGATCCCTATTCCGGTCTGGTGACCTTCCGCGTGCCCAATCTGGCCTGGGACGAGTTCACCTTTCACAAGGGCAACTTCTCCGCGGAGTACGGCCGCTACATGTCGGGCGTGGTCAACTGGACCACCCGCTCGGGCGGTTCGGACTACAAGGTGACCGCCGAGATGGAAAGCGAACTGGGCGACACCAAGCACAACTACGGCGACCTGGTCTACGGTCTGGGCATTTCCGGTCCCATCATTCCCGGCAACACGAACCATCGCTTCATGGTGGCTGCCGAGTCCTTCGCCACCGATGACCTGTCACCTTCCTTCGTTGACAATGGCCCCAAGAACAACGCCGGCTCCGAGTATCTCAGCGCCGCGGCCAAGCTCACCTCGAACTTCTCCGAGAGCATGCGCATGGACCTGGGTTTCCTGATGTCCAACGAGGACTGGAACGAGTACCGTCATTCGTACTACTTCAACAGCGATCACATGCCTTACTACGAAGACCGCAACACCGCGATCTACGGGCGCTTCAACTATGCCGTGAACAAGGACATCAACGGAACCTTCACCGCCGGTTACACCGACGTGAGCCGCTTCCGTGGTGACAACATGTTCAAGGACAACCTGCTGGCCTACGGAACGGACAATCTGCCGACCTATCCCACGGCCGCCCTGTTCTGGGATCCGGACCGGATGTTCCGCAACTTCATGAAGCGCCGCACCGAGAGCCTGAGCTGGCGTCTGGACCTGCAGATGCTCTTCGAACCGTCGCTGGCTTCGCTGCTGACCTCCGACGCCGACGAACTGGCCGAGCTGCAGAGCCGCCATGATCTGCGCTTCGGTGTGGACGGGCAGATGTACACGGTGCGCTACTACGAGCACTTCTTCCCCAACAACGTGCAGTCCGATGGTGCCGGCAACTACAACGCCAACGCCTTCGTGGATGCCAACTACTTCGGCTACGACCGCCTGGGCGAAGAGACCGACTCCGGCGGCGACTCCACTGGCCCGCGCGAGCCGACCGTCTTCGGTCTGTATGTGCAGGACAAGGTCAGCCTGTCCTATGGTATCCGTCTGGATCTGGGCCTGCGCCTGGACGTGCTGAATCCCAACACGCGCAAGATCAAGGACCTGACCTCGCCCCTCGGCAACGATGGTGTGTTCAGCCTGGCCAACGACACCGAGGATACCCAGAGCTTCAAGATCTGGAGCCCGCGCCTGGGCGTGAGCTTCCCGGCTTCGGAGAACACGACCTTCCACTTCAACTATGGCAAGTACGCGCAGTTCCCCTCGTTCTACTCGTATTACATCGGCTACGAGTATTACGACTACTACATCAACAACTCGCCGTACCACACCGTGCTGGGCAATCCCAACCTCGAGCCGATCAAGCTGACCTCCTTCGAGTTCGGCATTGACCACGCGCTGGGAGACTATGCCTCGGTGGCCTTCAGCGCCTACTACAAGGACATCAAGGACTACGTCAACAGCCAGAACCTGTCGGCAGTGCCTTCGAGCTACAGCACCTATTTCAACATGGACCGTGCCGTGACCAAGGGCTTCGAGTTCGAGTATCGCCTGCAGCCCTACAAGCGCTTCAGCGGTGTCGTGAACTACACCCTGTCCTGGGCCAACGGTACCGGTTCCAGCAACGACAGCAACGATCGCGTGTCGCACACCGCCGGTGAAGTGCCCAAGTACACCAACCCGCTGGTCTTCGACCGTCGCCACAATCTGGCCGGTCTGCTGTCCTACGCCTTCGCCAAGGGTGACGGCCCCCGTCTGGCCGACTATCCGGTGCTCGAGAACACGGTCTTCGGCGTGCAGCTGAACGCCAACTCCGGTCGCCCCTACACCAAGCGCAACGTGTACAACGAGGTGACCCTGGGCTCGACCTTCCCCGAGAACGAGCGCAGCATCAATGCCTCGTACATGGACTGGAACTACCAGCTGGACCTGCAGCTCACCCGCAAGTTCGCCTTCGGTCGCGTGGGCCTCGAGCTCTCGGCCCGGGTCGAGAACCTGCTGGACACCGAGAACCAGGTCGCGGTCTGGGAAGGCTCCGGCGATGCGGGCACCACCTACTGGCTGGGTACCAACGAGGGTCTGGCCTGGCAGCAGAACAACGCTGGCGCCATTTCCGAGTATGACGGTATGACCGGTCCTGACGCCTACCGCTTCCGCGAGGACGACCCCAACAACTGGAGTTCCCCGCGTCGTGTGTTCTTTGGCCTCACGGTCACCTACTAG
- a CDS encoding PorV/PorQ family protein: MNSKTYISAGLALALGLAGSALAGGETSVGSAGAQELRIPVGARGTALMGSFLGDVHGVDAICWNPGGLVDLESNEATFGNFNYWADMDMVQFAAAHNFGNLGALGVSARVFNYGDLNVTTESQPDGTGEVLQPKSSIITLAWSRRISDRVALGMNANLVNQKVKDMSASGVAFDFGVQVETPMDGLSFGIVLKNFGANMKFSGYGNETKFIPDDAEPGSVRKTWTLEYQDFELPSSFQLGLAYDVMEDPINRLSTYAAFVGNNHSSDEYIFGAEYGFRNLAFGRFGYTYASNISDDATFSQDYLYTWSGGLGFRFDLGATDLFVDWSYTENKVFDATQWYTLRFAF, from the coding sequence ATGAACAGCAAGACATATATCAGTGCGGGACTGGCCCTGGCCCTTGGCCTGGCGGGAAGCGCACTGGCTGGTGGTGAAACCAGCGTGGGCAGTGCCGGTGCGCAGGAGCTGCGCATTCCGGTGGGCGCCCGTGGCACGGCCCTGATGGGTTCGTTCCTGGGCGACGTGCACGGCGTGGACGCCATCTGCTGGAACCCCGGCGGACTGGTGGACCTGGAGAGCAACGAAGCCACCTTCGGCAACTTCAACTACTGGGCCGACATGGACATGGTCCAGTTCGCGGCGGCGCACAATTTCGGCAACCTGGGAGCCCTGGGCGTGAGTGCGCGGGTCTTCAACTATGGTGACCTGAATGTGACCACCGAGTCCCAGCCGGACGGCACGGGCGAAGTGCTGCAGCCGAAGTCCAGCATCATCACGCTGGCCTGGAGCCGTCGCATTTCCGACCGTGTGGCACTGGGCATGAATGCCAACCTGGTCAACCAGAAGGTCAAGGACATGAGCGCCAGCGGCGTGGCCTTCGACTTCGGTGTGCAGGTCGAGACGCCCATGGACGGACTGAGCTTCGGCATCGTGCTGAAGAACTTCGGTGCCAACATGAAGTTCTCCGGATACGGCAACGAGACCAAGTTCATTCCCGACGACGCCGAGCCGGGCAGCGTGCGCAAGACCTGGACTCTGGAGTACCAGGACTTCGAACTGCCGTCCTCGTTCCAGCTGGGTCTGGCTTATGACGTGATGGAAGACCCGATCAATCGCCTGTCGACCTATGCGGCCTTCGTGGGCAACAACCATTCCAGCGACGAGTACATCTTCGGCGCCGAGTATGGTTTCCGCAACCTGGCCTTCGGACGGTTCGGCTACACCTACGCGTCCAACATTTCCGACGACGCCACCTTCAGTCAGGACTATCTGTACACCTGGTCGGGAGGCCTCGGCTTCCGTTTCGATCTGGGCGCCACGGACCTGTTCGTCGACTGGAGCTACACCGAGAACAAGGTCTTTGACGCCACGCAGTGGTACACCCTGCGTTTCGCCTTCTAG
- a CDS encoding ethanolamine utilization protein EutN has translation MFLGKVVGTVWSTKKVDNLRNLRLLLIHPVNLKVKTNEDLVVVADVVGAGVGELVICAYGHAARMAIGNNPDISVEAAVVGIVDELEASPEFLSVIPGEPGNAAADAKGGK, from the coding sequence ATGTTTCTGGGCAAAGTGGTGGGTACCGTCTGGTCCACCAAGAAGGTGGACAACCTGCGCAACCTGCGTCTGCTGCTGATCCATCCGGTCAACCTGAAAGTGAAGACCAACGAGGATCTGGTGGTGGTCGCCGATGTGGTGGGTGCCGGCGTGGGTGAACTGGTCATCTGCGCCTACGGCCACGCGGCCCGCATGGCCATTGGCAACAATCCCGACATCTCGGTGGAAGCGGCCGTGGTGGGCATTGTGGACGAGCTGGAAGCCAGCCCGGAATTTCTCAGCGTGATACCCGGTGAGCCGGGCAATGCGGCGGCGGATGCCAAAGGAGGCAAGTGA
- a CDS encoding ACT domain-containing protein, giving the protein MAVSEETLRTLTRRIIDELGPRATPDNVREKVKAAVERMEMDRSTLSSLPQFTASHLSHKGSQIIVTVYGKNRPGVLAAVTQCLASFNANIVDVSQKLMLDWFTMIIVVEAQGLSSAFVELQKALKAVGETHAMQIHAQHEDVFAAMHRV; this is encoded by the coding sequence ATGGCCGTGAGCGAAGAAACCCTGCGGACCCTGACCCGACGGATCATTGACGAACTGGGTCCCCGGGCCACGCCGGACAATGTACGCGAGAAGGTGAAAGCCGCCGTCGAGCGCATGGAGATGGACCGCAGCACGCTGTCATCGCTGCCCCAGTTCACGGCCAGCCATCTCAGCCACAAGGGCAGCCAGATCATCGTCACCGTGTACGGCAAGAATCGTCCAGGGGTGCTGGCCGCCGTGACCCAGTGCCTGGCGTCCTTCAACGCCAACATCGTGGATGTGAGCCAGAAACTGATGCTGGACTGGTTCACCATGATCATCGTGGTGGAAGCCCAGGGTCTCAGTTCGGCTTTCGTCGAGTTGCAGAAGGCGCTCAAGGCTGTGGGCGAGACCCACGCGATGCAGATTCACGCCCAGCACGAGGATGTGTTCGCGGCGATGCACCGGGTCTAG
- a CDS encoding PFL family protein, translating to MSWTHEEILQTLQMTEIEHFDIRTVTMGVSLRDCASDSCAVMKRKVYDKITTSACRHVAAAQEIESRYGIRIANKRIAVTPLAIPGEVMTADEFVELAIAMDRAAAECGVDYIGGFSALVAKGMTPGDQNLILAIPRALAQTKHVCSSVDIGNSRAGINMDAVRLMGEVIKETARETADRMSIGCAKLVVFCNAVEDNPFIAGAFHGVCEPDVVVNVGISGPGVVLKAVQEMGDAADFGEISTAIKRMAFKITRTGELIGRAVADLQGLPFGVVDISLAPTPAPGDSVGDILESMGLERVGAHGTTAALALLNDAVKKGGMMASAFVGGMSGAFIPVSEDQAMIRAAAEGVLSIEKLEAMTCVCSVGLDMVAIPGDTPATTISAILADEAALGMVNNKTTAVRLIPAVGYKVGDMVDYGGLLGAAPIMPVRTQDSSIFIRRGGRIPAPTTGIRN from the coding sequence ATGTCCTGGACCCATGAGGAAATCCTGCAGACCCTGCAGATGACGGAGATCGAGCACTTCGACATCCGCACCGTCACCATGGGCGTGAGCCTGCGGGACTGCGCCTCCGATTCCTGCGCGGTCATGAAGCGCAAGGTGTATGACAAGATCACCACCTCCGCCTGCCGCCATGTGGCCGCCGCCCAGGAAATCGAATCCCGCTACGGCATCCGCATCGCCAACAAGCGCATCGCGGTGACTCCGCTGGCCATTCCCGGCGAAGTGATGACTGCCGACGAGTTCGTGGAACTGGCCATTGCCATGGACCGGGCCGCCGCCGAGTGCGGCGTGGATTACATCGGTGGTTTCAGCGCTCTGGTGGCCAAGGGCATGACGCCCGGTGACCAGAACCTGATTCTGGCCATCCCGCGGGCGCTGGCCCAGACCAAGCACGTCTGCTCGAGTGTGGACATCGGCAACAGCCGCGCCGGCATCAACATGGATGCGGTGCGCCTGATGGGCGAGGTGATCAAGGAAACCGCGCGTGAGACGGCCGACCGGATGAGCATTGGCTGTGCCAAGCTGGTTGTGTTCTGCAACGCGGTGGAGGACAACCCTTTCATCGCGGGTGCCTTCCACGGCGTGTGCGAACCGGATGTGGTGGTCAATGTGGGAATCAGTGGTCCCGGCGTGGTGCTCAAGGCCGTGCAGGAAATGGGCGATGCGGCCGATTTCGGCGAAATCTCCACGGCCATCAAGCGCATGGCCTTCAAGATCACCCGTACCGGAGAGTTGATCGGACGCGCGGTCGCCGATCTCCAGGGTCTGCCTTTTGGAGTGGTGGACATCAGTCTGGCCCCGACACCGGCACCGGGCGACAGCGTGGGCGACATTCTGGAAAGCATGGGCCTCGAGCGCGTTGGCGCACACGGTACCACCGCCGCCCTGGCCTTGCTCAACGACGCGGTCAAGAAGGGCGGCATGATGGCGTCGGCCTTCGTGGGTGGCATGAGCGGCGCTTTCATACCCGTGAGCGAAGACCAGGCCATGATTCGCGCGGCGGCCGAAGGTGTGCTCTCCATCGAGAAGCTGGAAGCGATGACCTGCGTGTGTTCGGTGGGGCTGGACATGGTGGCGATCCCCGGTGACACCCCGGCGACCACCATTTCCGCGATCCTTGCCGATGAAGCCGCACTGGGCATGGTCAACAACAAGACCACCGCCGTGCGCCTGATTCCCGCCGTGGGATACAAGGTGGGCGACATGGTGGATTACGGCGGCCTGCTGGGTGCCGCTCCGATCATGCCCGTGCGCACCCAGGACAGCAGCATCTTCATCCGCCGCGGCGGACGGATCCCCGCGCCAACGACGGGCATCCGCAACTGA
- a CDS encoding carbon-nitrogen hydrolase codes for MSTTQTHRLAACQLNPRLGDLSTNRDRHLELARQALDRGCELALFPELSLTGYALRDMVHEVALGRDDDFWTPLLQMSREIDLCVGFVEVSPAFLYYNSQAYLSGGRFLHVHRKLFLPTYGLLEEKRFFARGETARAFDTRFGRVGMLICNDWWHAGFPLVLAQEGATLMLAPANSPTRALSANSSAYGFGPGIRVENENARVWYSLLAFHAKTQSAPILFCNRQGFDDGIGFWGGSSWWNPGGICQQALGAEEELLVVEHRPDDVRRERIYSPLVRDEELDLLIRELQRVRELRAGNGL; via the coding sequence ATGAGCACCACACAGACCCACCGGCTGGCTGCCTGTCAGCTCAACCCTCGCCTCGGCGATCTGTCCACCAACCGCGACCGGCACCTCGAGCTGGCCCGGCAGGCTCTGGACCGGGGCTGCGAGCTGGCACTGTTTCCCGAGCTGTCTCTCACGGGTTACGCGCTGCGCGACATGGTGCACGAGGTGGCGCTGGGGCGTGACGATGACTTCTGGACACCCCTGCTTCAGATGAGCCGCGAGATCGATCTCTGCGTCGGATTCGTCGAGGTCAGTCCCGCCTTCCTGTACTACAACAGTCAGGCCTATCTCAGCGGGGGCAGGTTCCTGCATGTACACCGCAAACTCTTTCTGCCCACCTACGGTCTGCTGGAAGAGAAACGCTTCTTCGCGCGTGGCGAGACCGCACGCGCTTTCGACACACGGTTCGGGCGGGTCGGCATGCTGATCTGCAACGATTGGTGGCATGCGGGATTTCCGCTGGTACTGGCCCAGGAGGGCGCCACCCTGATGCTGGCTCCCGCCAACAGCCCAACCAGGGCGCTGTCCGCCAACTCTTCGGCCTATGGCTTCGGCCCCGGTATCAGGGTGGAAAATGAAAATGCCCGCGTGTGGTACAGCCTGCTGGCGTTTCATGCCAAGACCCAGTCCGCGCCGATCCTGTTCTGCAATCGCCAGGGCTTTGACGATGGCATCGGCTTCTGGGGTGGCAGCTCCTGGTGGAACCCGGGCGGCATCTGCCAGCAGGCGCTGGGTGCCGAGGAGGAACTGCTGGTGGTGGAGCACAGGCCCGATGACGTGCGCCGCGAGCGGATCTACTCGCCTCTGGTACGCGACGAGGAACTGGATCTGCTGATCCGTGAGCTGCAGCGCGTGCGTGAGCTGCGCGCGGGAAACGGGCTCTGA
- the corA gene encoding magnesium/cobalt transporter CorA, with amino-acid sequence MGARKTHRKGASEPPAAPDATATGASSRPKLSSKAGLPPGSLVYIGLPRDHAVTLTVEIVEGGAHRVETFDSLEQLASFRPAGLAWYHLDGLHHIPWIEALGKRFEIDSLVLEDILNTRQRPKFEQLDNMLVFHLKRILSNRNGHSMEQVSLLLGKDWVLTFQERPDGLLEPLRTRLKRSDSRLRAGNADLLATAVLDVVVDSSYSVMDRIGDEVDQLELQVQQAESGHVLSRAFELRRRMYSLRRAFLPLRDALGSAMLADTPLLRRAVRPFLRDVHDHVLHASEQVESHREIVTQVVELHLSLVNLRANEIMKILTIMASLFIPLSFLAGVYGMNFQHPDGSPSIPELRWIWGYPAFWGACLFFVLSFLIYFRRKRWI; translated from the coding sequence ATGGGTGCTCGCAAGACCCACAGGAAGGGCGCATCCGAGCCGCCCGCCGCTCCGGACGCGACGGCAACCGGTGCCAGCAGCCGACCCAAGCTCTCGTCCAAGGCGGGACTGCCACCGGGCAGCCTGGTCTACATCGGACTGCCCCGGGACCACGCGGTCACTCTCACCGTGGAAATCGTGGAGGGCGGTGCACACCGGGTCGAAACCTTTGACTCCCTTGAACAGCTCGCCTCCTTCAGGCCTGCGGGACTGGCCTGGTATCACCTGGACGGATTGCATCACATCCCCTGGATCGAAGCTCTGGGCAAGCGCTTCGAGATAGACTCTCTGGTCCTCGAGGACATCCTCAATACCCGCCAGCGCCCCAAGTTCGAGCAGCTGGACAACATGCTCGTCTTTCATCTCAAGCGGATTCTGAGCAATCGGAACGGCCACTCGATGGAGCAGGTCAGCCTGCTGCTGGGCAAGGATTGGGTGCTCACGTTCCAGGAACGGCCCGACGGCTTGCTGGAACCGCTGAGAACCCGCCTCAAGCGCTCCGACAGTCGCTTGCGCGCAGGGAATGCGGATCTGCTGGCGACCGCCGTGCTGGACGTGGTGGTGGACAGCAGCTATTCGGTCATGGATCGCATAGGCGACGAAGTGGACCAGCTCGAACTGCAGGTCCAGCAGGCGGAAAGCGGTCATGTCCTCTCCAGGGCCTTCGAGCTGCGGAGGCGCATGTACTCTCTGCGGCGGGCATTTCTGCCCCTGCGCGACGCCCTGGGCTCGGCCATGCTGGCGGATACACCCCTGCTGCGACGCGCCGTGCGCCCCTTCCTGCGGGACGTGCATGACCATGTGCTGCATGCCTCGGAGCAGGTGGAGTCGCACCGCGAGATCGTGACCCAGGTGGTGGAACTGCATCTTTCGCTGGTGAACCTGCGCGCCAACGAGATCATGAAGATCCTCACGATCATGGCCTCACTCTTCATCCCACTCTCATTTCTGGCGGGCGTCTATGGCATGAATTTCCAGCACCCGGATGGCAGCCCGTCGATTCCGGAACTGCGCTGGATCTGGGGCTACCCCGCCTTCTGGGGGGCCTGCCTGTTCTTCGTTCTGTCCTTCCTGATCTATTTCCGCCGCAAACGCTGGATCTGA
- the tig gene encoding trigger factor, protein MDVSIKELKAGEVEMTVSIPSATVNEQIELKYRDLQKKVAMKGFRRGKVPMGMLRKTMEGQVLNDVVNEMIQTAYPQAVAEKELSPIQQGVIEKVDHEPGGDLSFTARIEVEPEIELSKVEGLTVERLRRDVTDADIDRSMEELRTRYASWVPCEDGAVEGDQLSCDIQENDSMGLPVDNRLYKNIQVELGKGQYGPDFDSKMLGIKSGESRDLSITNPEDDPDPETAGKTEYYTVTVHEVKRAEKAELNDEFAQEIPPGFDTLAALKEHARGELAKSLERSIEQGVNNRIVEQLIAENPFEVPQKMIDLQLEDLLDRAKKGTSNPIDDDIVRSTYAPQIENSIRWNMIAKAVLKKQGIRIGDAEIQAEIERIATEQGQTVETVQLQLKRGDAMRKMAESLVERALFDYLRSVSTIVDKEMDASEA, encoded by the coding sequence GTGGACGTCAGCATCAAGGAGCTGAAGGCCGGCGAAGTGGAAATGACGGTGAGCATTCCGTCCGCCACGGTCAATGAGCAGATCGAACTCAAGTACCGCGACCTGCAGAAGAAGGTGGCGATGAAGGGCTTCCGGCGTGGCAAGGTGCCCATGGGCATGTTGCGCAAGACCATGGAAGGCCAGGTCCTCAACGATGTCGTGAACGAGATGATCCAGACCGCCTATCCCCAGGCCGTGGCCGAGAAGGAGCTGTCTCCGATCCAGCAGGGCGTGATCGAGAAGGTGGACCACGAGCCCGGCGGCGATCTGTCCTTCACTGCCCGCATCGAGGTCGAGCCCGAGATCGAGCTGAGCAAGGTCGAAGGCCTGACCGTCGAGCGCCTGCGCCGCGACGTGACCGACGCCGACATCGATCGCTCCATGGAAGAGCTGCGCACGCGCTACGCCAGCTGGGTTCCCTGCGAGGATGGCGCTGTCGAGGGCGACCAGCTGAGCTGTGACATCCAGGAAAATGATTCGATGGGCCTGCCCGTCGACAATCGCCTGTACAAGAACATCCAGGTGGAGTTGGGCAAGGGCCAGTACGGTCCCGATTTCGACTCCAAGATGCTGGGCATCAAGTCGGGCGAGAGCCGCGACCTGAGCATCACCAACCCGGAAGACGATCCCGATCCCGAAACCGCCGGCAAGACCGAGTATTACACGGTCACCGTGCACGAGGTGAAGCGTGCCGAGAAGGCCGAGCTGAATGACGAGTTCGCCCAGGAAATCCCCCCGGGTTTCGATACCCTGGCCGCGCTCAAGGAGCACGCCCGCGGCGAGCTGGCCAAGTCGCTGGAGCGCAGCATCGAACAGGGCGTGAACAACCGGATCGTCGAGCAGCTGATCGCGGAGAACCCCTTCGAGGTGCCGCAGAAGATGATCGATCTGCAGCTCGAAGACCTGCTGGACCGCGCGAAGAAGGGCACCAGCAATCCCATCGACGACGACATCGTGCGTTCCACGTACGCCCCACAGATCGAGAACAGCATTCGCTGGAACATGATCGCCAAGGCCGTGCTCAAGAAGCAGGGCATCCGCATCGGCGACGCCGAGATCCAGGCCGAGATCGAACGCATCGCCACCGAGCAGGGGCAGACCGTCGAGACCGTCCAGCTTCAGCTCAAGCGCGGCGACGCCATGCGCAAGATGGCCGAGTCTCTGGTGGAACGTGCGCTCTTCGATTACCTGCGTTCCGTCTCGACCATCGTCGACAAGGAAATGGACGCCAGCGAAGCCTGA
- the clpP gene encoding ATP-dependent Clp endopeptidase proteolytic subunit ClpP has translation MGLIPTVIETTGRGERAFDIYSRLLKERIVFLGTGINDHIANLTVAQLLFLAAEDPDKDIHLYVNSPGGSVSAGLAIYDTMQFIRPAVSTICIGMAASMGAVLLAAGAKGKRFALPNSRIMIHQPLGGIQGQASDIEIQAREILKMKVQLNQILARHTGQTLEALEHDTDRDNFMSAEDAVAYGLVDEVIADDNSRARAVGGKL, from the coding sequence ATGGGCTTGATTCCGACCGTCATCGAGACCACAGGCCGCGGCGAGCGGGCCTTTGACATCTATTCCCGCCTGCTCAAGGAACGCATTGTGTTTCTGGGCACGGGCATCAACGATCACATCGCCAACCTCACCGTGGCCCAGCTGCTGTTTCTGGCGGCCGAGGACCCCGACAAGGACATCCACCTTTACGTGAATTCGCCGGGTGGCAGCGTGAGCGCCGGGTTGGCGATCTACGACACCATGCAGTTCATTCGTCCGGCCGTGTCCACCATCTGCATCGGCATGGCCGCCTCGATGGGTGCCGTGCTGCTGGCCGCGGGCGCCAAGGGCAAGCGTTTTGCCCTGCCCAACAGCCGCATCATGATCCACCAGCCTCTCGGCGGCATCCAGGGACAGGCCTCGGACATCGAGATCCAGGCTCGTGAGATCCTGAAGATGAAGGTCCAGCTGAATCAGATCCTTGCCCGTCACACGGGTCAGACTCTGGAAGCGCTCGAGCACGATACGGATCGTGACAACTTCATGTCCGCCGAAGACGCGGTGGCCTACGGCCTGGTTGACGAAGTCATCGCCGACGACAATTCCCGCGCACGCGCCGTGGGCGGCAAGCTCTAA